TCGATCTCTTGGGTGAGCCACCATCTGCATTGCTGCACCTCTGCGATATTCGGGCGCTGATGGATGCGGCGCTTTCCCCGTGGCTCATACTTGAAGTGCTTCACCGCGTTGGTGACGTAGAGCGCGCGCCGGTCCATGCCGGCCTGCGCCAGAGCCTCGTCGAACACGCGGCCCGCCGGTCCGACGAATGGCCTGCCTGCGAGATCCTCCTGGTCCCCCGGCTGCTCTCCAACGACCATGATCTTTGCATCAACAGGCCCTTCGCCGAACACGGTCTGTGTTGCCCGGCAGGAGAGATCACATCGATTGCAGCGTCGCGCTTCCTGACGCAGCGCATCTATCGTGTCCGCTTCGGCCACTGGCGCTGCCGGCACACGCGCGGCAGCGTCCTGGAGGCGATGATGGAAAGGGAGCGGCTCGCTGGCTTGTCGCTGGGCCATATCGATCAGCTTGGCTTCCGCTCCGGCAATCAGGCCGGGAATAAGCTCTGCCTCCGGCAGGTTCTTCCAATATTTCTTCGGCATCTCCGTCATCATCATTTTCACCTTCAAGCGGGCGGGATTGAAGATGGATGCATAATATATGCGCCAGAGATCGTCGGTTTCATCGCGTATATCAGGCTTTACTGCCGGCTCGGTCGACGTCAGAAGTGTCTGGCCATCCCAGGACGCGGACCCGCGGGGCGTCAAAATAATCCAGTCCATGTCATTGAACCGACGTTGAAAAAACGGCGCGACACGTGCGACGATAAAGTGGTCAGGCTCAAACCAGGCGAGAAAGCGCCGCCGGACTGCAACACCGACAGGCAGTGGCACTTCCTTGAAGCGCAGGAAGGCTGTCATCTTATGATAATCGCGCCCCACTGACTTCTGCATCCGGTACGCCAGCGCCACATCGGCATCCGTCTTCACCTCAAGAAGATGGCGTTCCTGCCTCAACCGAAAGAGAAGGCGATAAAGCAAAGCGAAGCGGCCGGGATCGGAATGACACACAACGGCTTCTGCGAGCCGAAGGAAGGTTGCCGGCACGGACATCTGCGCCGTTTCACCTGTGCGTTCTGCCGGGCTTGGCGTGCTGCCCTCTTTGGATCGGCTTGCGTCAGCACCAAACAAGCCCTGTTCATCACCGATAAGCTGCCAGTCGATTGCCTTTGGTTCGATCCCAGCCTGTAGGCACCGTCGCGCGGCCTCGCGCCATTCAGACAGATCACCGCGACCTTCGAGAAAGCAGGTCTCAGTCATAATAACGATAATTGTTCGGGCTTTGGCATGAACATCGCCCGCAAGTCGGCGCGATCGATCAAGCGATGCGGCGTCCAGCCCTCAGCGGTGATGAACGGCTGGACTTTTTTGAGGGACACGCCAAGACGTCCGATATCCTCGAGCCGCAGCCGCTTGAACCGCCGTGTTGAGAGAATGGATGTGACGGTTTTTGTGCCGAAGCCAGGCACACGCAGAAGCGCTTCCTTGTCGGCGAGATTGATGTCGACTGGAAATCGATCGCGATGGCCAAGCGCCCAGGCGAGTTTCGGATCGAGGTCGAGATCGAGCATGCCGTCTGGCCGTGCCGCCGTGATCTCTGCGATGTCGAATCCGTAGAAACGGTAGAGCCAGTCTGCCTGATACAGTCGATGCTCGCGCATCAGCGGCGGCTTGATCAGCGGAAGGTTTTTTGACGAATCCGGGATCGGGCTGAAGGCGGAATAATAGACACGCTTCAAGCCGTAACTCCCATAGAGCCTGGCACTGGTGCCAAGGATGGTCGCATCGTCGGCAGCGTCGGCGCCAACGATCATCTGTGTGCTTTGCCCGGCGGGTGCGAACCTCTTTCGCCGTTTGGTCTGTAGGGTCGGGTCGGCCATTTCTTCAATCTTCAAGCGCAAATTACCCATCGACTGGCGAATATTGTCCGGCCGCTTTTCCGGGGCGAATTTCCCGATGCCCGCGTCGGTCGGTAGTTCGATATTGATCGAAAGGCGATCAGCGTAGAGCCCGGCTTCCTCAATCAGTTGCGGCGATGCCTCGGGAATAGATTTGAGATGAATGTAGCCATGAAAATTATGTGTCGTACGCAATTCGCGGGCGATGCGGACCATCTCCTCCATTGTGTAATCGGAAGAGCGGATAATGCCAGAGGACAGAAAGAGACCCTCGATGTAATTGCGGCGATAGAATTCGAGCGTCAGCCAGATGACGTCCTCGACCGAAAACCGCGCCCGCTCAACATTGCTGGACGACCGGTTGATACAATACGCACAGTCGTAAATACAGAAATTCGTCATCAGGATTTTAAGGAGAGAGATGCATCGCCCGTCTGGCGCATAGGCATGGCAGA
The window above is part of the Allorhizobium ampelinum S4 genome. Proteins encoded here:
- a CDS encoding UdgX family uracil-DNA binding protein (This protein belongs to the uracil DNA glycosylase superfamily, members of which act in excision repair of DNA. However, it belongs more specifically to UdgX branch, whose founding member was found to bind uracil in DNA (where it does not belong), without cleaving it, appears to promote DNA repair by a pathway involving RecA, rather than base excision.), whose amino-acid sequence is MTETCFLEGRGDLSEWREAARRCLQAGIEPKAIDWQLIGDEQGLFGADASRSKEGSTPSPAERTGETAQMSVPATFLRLAEAVVCHSDPGRFALLYRLLFRLRQERHLLEVKTDADVALAYRMQKSVGRDYHKMTAFLRFKEVPLPVGVAVRRRFLAWFEPDHFIVARVAPFFQRRFNDMDWIILTPRGSASWDGQTLLTSTEPAVKPDIRDETDDLWRIYYASIFNPARLKVKMMMTEMPKKYWKNLPEAELIPGLIAGAEAKLIDMAQRQASEPLPFHHRLQDAAARVPAAPVAEADTIDALRQEARRCNRCDLSCRATQTVFGEGPVDAKIMVVGEQPGDQEDLAGRPFVGPAGRVFDEALAQAGMDRRALYVTNAVKHFKYEPRGKRRIHQRPNIAEVQQCRWWLTQEIEMVKPKLIVAMGAIALFSLTDRKDRLEDVRSRPIVMDDTRHLFVTVHPSYLLRIPDEIKRNEELARFREDISQIGRLVC
- a CDS encoding putative DNA modification/repair radical SAM protein; protein product: MKKSLKERLAILSDAAKYDASCASSGTTKRNAAAAGGLGSTEGSGICHAYAPDGRCISLLKILMTNFCIYDCAYCINRSSSNVERARFSVEDVIWLTLEFYRRNYIEGLFLSSGIIRSSDYTMEEMVRIARELRTTHNFHGYIHLKSIPEASPQLIEEAGLYADRLSINIELPTDAGIGKFAPEKRPDNIRQSMGNLRLKIEEMADPTLQTKRRKRFAPAGQSTQMIVGADAADDATILGTSARLYGSYGLKRVYYSAFSPIPDSSKNLPLIKPPLMREHRLYQADWLYRFYGFDIAEITAARPDGMLDLDLDPKLAWALGHRDRFPVDINLADKEALLRVPGFGTKTVTSILSTRRFKRLRLEDIGRLGVSLKKVQPFITAEGWTPHRLIDRADLRAMFMPKPEQLSLL